TCGGCGCAGAAGTCGAGCAGTTCACCAACGACAACCACGGCGCACCTCCTTACTCTCTGCCGCCGTACGTCCGACAGGAGCCGGTTGGATTGGCGCGGACGCGTCCACGCTGGGTCAGAGGATATACCGGCTCAGGTCCTCGTCTCGGACGATGTCCGATAGCTCGCGGCGCACGTAATCGCGGTCGATGGTGACCGATTCGCCGCGTCGTTCCGGCGCGGTGAACGAGACCTCCTCGAAGAGGCGCTCCATGATCGTGTGCAGTCGGCGCGCGCCGATGTTCTCCGTGCGCTCGTTCACCTGAAACGCCAACGCGGCGACCTCCTCTACCGCGTCGCGGGTCATCGTGCAGTCGATGCCCTCGGTCCCCATCAGCGCGACGTACTGCGACACGAGCGCGTTTCGGGGCTCCGTCAGGATACGGCAGAAATCCTGCTCGGTCAGGCTATTCAGTTCGACGCGCAGCGGGAACCTGCCCTGGAGCTCCGGGATCAGGTCCGACGGCTTCGCGACATGGAACGCTCCCGCCGCGATGAAGAGCACGTGGTCCGTCCGAACCGTGCCGTACTTCGTCGTCACGGCGCATCCCTCGACGATGGGCAGGATGTCCCGCTGAACGCCCTCCCGCGACACGTCGGGACCCGACCGCGACTCTCTGCCCGCGATCTTGTCCATCTCATCGAGGAAGATGATGCCGTGGTCTTCCGTCCGCTGGATCGCCTCGGAGACGACGCGGTCCATGTCGATCAACTGGTCGGACAGCTCGTCGAGCAGGATCGGGCGCGCCTCCGCGACGGTCAATCGCCGTCGGCGCGTCTGCTTGGGCATCATCCCGCCGAGGAGCTCCTTGAGGTTGATGTCCATCTCCTCGACGCCGCCTGGGGTCAGCAACTCGATGAACGGAGCCGGTCGAACCTGCACCTCCAAGTCGATGGTCCGGTCTTCGAGGTCTCCGCTGCGGAGCCGGACGCGCATCCGCTCACGACTCCGCTGGAACCGCTTTCGCGCCGCGTCGGCGTCCGACGCTCCCTCCGCGTCGTCGCTCTCCCATCCCGATTCCGAGTCCATCTCCTCGCGGATGGACGGCGGCGTCGGGAACAAGGCATCGAGCAGGCGATCCTCGACAGCCGCCTCCGCGCGCGACCGCACCTCGTCGCGATGCGACGCCTTGACGAGCACGACGGCGGTCTCGACCAGGTCGCGGATCATCGACTCGACGTCGCGACCCACGTAGCCGACCTCCGTGTATTTGGACGCCTCGACTTTGACGAACGGAGCATTCGCCAGACGCGCCAGTCGACGGGCGATCTCCGTCTTGCCGACGCCCGTGGGTCCGATCATCAGGATATTTTTCGGCATCACCTCGTCGCGCATGTCGTCGGGCAGCATCGCGCGCCGCGACCGGTTCCGCAGCGCGATGGCGACCGCCCGCTTCGCGCGCGCCTGTCCCACGATGTATCGGTCGAGCTCTGCGACGATCTCGCGAGGGGTCAAGCTCGACGAGAGAAACGTCGCCTCGTCGGCGGACGGGTTGGCAGGCGTTGTCGCCGGTGTGGCATCGATCATCGAGTCGTCCACCAGGGATGCCGGTCTCTCACTCTGGAATGCTCTCAATCGTCAGGTTGCCGTTCGTGTAGACGCAGATTTCGGACGTGATCCGTAGGGCTTCGCGGACGATCTCCTCCGGCGGCAGCGTCGTGTGCGTCACGAGAGCTCGGGCTGCCGCCAGCGCGCTGGGCGCGCCGCTGCCGATGGAGAGGACGCCGTCGTCCGGAGCGATCACGTCGCCGGTTCCCGAGACGAGCAGCGACTCCTTCTCGTCGCACGCAATCACCTGGGCGTCCAGTCGGCGCAGGGCTCGGTCGCTCCGCCAATCCTTCGCCAGCTCCACGGCGGCGCGGCGAAGGCTTCCGCGGTACTCTTCGAGCCGGGCTTCCAGCTTCTCGACGAGCGCCATCGCGTCGGCGGCAGAACCGGCGAACCCCACGAGCACCTTGCCGTCGTGGATGCGACGAACCTTCGAGCTCTGCGCCTTGACGATCGTGCTCCCAAGCGTCACCTGTCCGTCGCCGCCGAGCGAGATTCGGTCATCTCGCCGGACGGCAAGGATCGTCGTGGCGCGGAGGTCGGAGCCGACGCCGGTTCTCATAGCGAAAGAGCCCTTCCAGACCATCGGATCAATGCTGCCCAAAGGACGAGCAGCGACGCGGCGAAGGTCGTGCCCGACCGGAGCCCGCTCAGCACGGGTATAACCGCAGACGGGATCGAACACTGGGGCTCCCGCAGATGGTAGCCCGCCAGCGCTCCGCTGACGACCCACGCTCCCACGGCGAACATCGGAACCATGCCGGAGCCCGCAGGCACACCGAATTCGTTCCAGTGCCACAGCCCGACGCGCGAACCGACCCCCTCGAACGCGATTCCCGCCGCCAACGCCACGACGCCGGCTGTCAGCGACGAGGCGGCGACGCCCGACTTCTCGCGCACGGTCACGTAGGCGAACAGGCTCACGGCGAGCAGCGCCCCCCGAACGGCTTCGACGCCGATGGCGACGGGCGCTCCGGGAACCTCCGGTCTCAGGTGGAAAAGCGCTCCGCTCTGCGCGAGCATCGTGTCAGCGATGGCGACAATGCAGGCGGCGACGACGCCGGACGCCAGCGCCGACCGCACCGGTGGCATCGCCCCAAGCGCGACGCGCCCCAGGAGCGCCCACGCAACGAGGGCCCCTAGGAGAACGACCCACCGGTTCCCGGTCCACATCGCCGCGAGACCGACGAGGCTCGCCCCTGCAACAGCGGGCACGTGTCTTACGAACATGACGAGCTATCTGCCCTCCGCCAGTCGGAGCGCGCTTGTAGCGGGCAGTTGGGCTTCGAAGATGCGCAGTTGGGCGGTCTCGATGTCGTACGGAACGCGCAGAAGCACGATCTTCCGCGTCTCGTCATCGTAGACCGCGTAGCCGGCGCGAGGGTTCCGATCTCGCGGCTGACCCACGGATCCGGGGTTCACCAGATACCGCGCATCCGACCGGATCTCGACGGCTTCACCGGGAACCGGGATCAGCTCGCCGATGGAACCGCGCCACTCGGCATACACGCACGCCCGGTGCGTGTGCCCGAAGAACAGCAGGTCGTCCGGCATCGACTCGAACGTCGTAACGATCTCCTCCTTGCGGAGCAGGTAGGCGTCCTCGTCGTGCCATCCGCCATGGCATATCGACACGCCCTCGCCGACGGCGACCGGGCCCTTCGGCAGCGACGCCAGGAAGTCCGATGACTCGGGCGAGATGAGCTCGCGGGACATCAACGCCGCCTCTCGGGCGTCCACCGAGAAGCCCGTTGGCTCCTCGATGCCCGCGATCACTTTGTCG
This genomic interval from Candidatus Poribacteria bacterium contains the following:
- the hslU gene encoding ATP-dependent protease ATPase subunit HslU, encoding MIDATPATTPANPSADEATFLSSSLTPREIVAELDRYIVGQARAKRAVAIALRNRSRRAMLPDDMRDEVMPKNILMIGPTGVGKTEIARRLARLANAPFVKVEASKYTEVGYVGRDVESMIRDLVETAVVLVKASHRDEVRSRAEAAVEDRLLDALFPTPPSIREEMDSESGWESDDAEGASDADAARKRFQRSRERMRVRLRSGDLEDRTIDLEVQVRPAPFIELLTPGGVEEMDINLKELLGGMMPKQTRRRRLTVAEARPILLDELSDQLIDMDRVVSEAIQRTEDHGIIFLDEMDKIAGRESRSGPDVSREGVQRDILPIVEGCAVTTKYGTVRTDHVLFIAAGAFHVAKPSDLIPELQGRFPLRVELNSLTEQDFCRILTEPRNALVSQYVALMGTEGIDCTMTRDAVEEVAALAFQVNERTENIGARRLHTIMERLFEEVSFTAPERRGESVTIDRDYVRRELSDIVRDEDLSRYIL
- the hslV gene encoding ATP-dependent protease subunit HslV, whose protein sequence is MRTGVGSDLRATTILAVRRDDRISLGGDGQVTLGSTIVKAQSSKVRRIHDGKVLVGFAGSAADAMALVEKLEARLEEYRGSLRRAAVELAKDWRSDRALRRLDAQVIACDEKESLLVSGTGDVIAPDDGVLSIGSGAPSALAAARALVTHTTLPPEEIVREALRITSEICVYTNGNLTIESIPE
- a CDS encoding metallophosphoesterase family protein; the protein is MRVGILSDIHANLQALDAVLRDAAARDIDGWWVLGDLVGYGGEPTETIRRVAELPILACVRGNHDKVIAGIEEPTGFSVDAREAALMSRELISPESSDFLASLPKGPVAVGEGVSICHGGWHDEDAYLLRKEEIVTTFESMPDDLLFFGHTHRACVYAEWRGSIGELIPVPGEAVEIRSDARYLVNPGSVGQPRDRNPRAGYAVYDDETRKIVLLRVPYDIETAQLRIFEAQLPATSALRLAEGR